The following are encoded in a window of Campylobacter concisus ATCC 51562 genomic DNA:
- the rho gene encoding transcription termination factor Rho, with protein sequence MENNQTEQSAAQNTKTTKKHQASRTHIPVDGHKIEELRTLSLDELVQIANSVGVENPREFRRQDLIFEILKTQTKQGGFILFTGILEITNEGYGFLRAVDANLSDSSNDAYVSNSQIRKFALRVGDIITGQVREPKDQEKYYALLKIEAVNYMPLADAKERPLFDNLTPLFPTEKLNLEYDPMKLTGRVLDLFTPIGKGQRGLIVAPPRSGKTELMKELAHGIAKNHPEAQLMVLLVDERPEEVTDMQRCVKGEVFSSTFDLPALNHVRVAELVIEKAKRLVEMGKDVIILLDSITRLARAYNTVTPPSGKVLTGGVDANALHKPKRFFGAARNIEHGGSLTIIATALIDTGSRMDEVIFEEFKGTGNSEIVLDRNISDRRIYPAINVLKSGTRKEELLQKPDELQKIWAIRSAIATMDDVEALKFLYAKMLKTKDNKELLSILNE encoded by the coding sequence ATGGAAAACAACCAAACCGAGCAAAGTGCTGCTCAAAACACAAAAACTACAAAAAAACATCAAGCATCAAGAACACACATACCAGTAGACGGACACAAGATCGAAGAGCTAAGAACGCTTAGTTTAGATGAGCTAGTACAGATCGCAAATAGCGTTGGCGTCGAAAATCCACGAGAATTTCGTAGGCAGGATTTGATATTTGAGATACTAAAAACCCAGACAAAACAAGGCGGCTTTATACTATTTACTGGAATTTTAGAGATCACAAATGAAGGTTATGGCTTTTTAAGGGCTGTTGATGCGAATTTAAGCGACAGCTCAAACGACGCATACGTTTCAAACTCACAGATCCGCAAATTTGCACTTCGTGTGGGCGACATCATCACAGGCCAAGTAAGAGAACCAAAAGATCAGGAAAAGTACTACGCCCTTTTAAAGATCGAGGCGGTAAATTACATGCCTCTAGCAGACGCAAAAGAGAGGCCTCTCTTTGACAACCTAACTCCACTTTTCCCAACTGAAAAGCTAAATTTAGAATATGATCCGATGAAGCTAACGGGCCGTGTGCTTGATCTTTTCACGCCAATTGGAAAGGGTCAGCGTGGCCTCATCGTCGCACCTCCAAGAAGTGGTAAAACCGAGCTTATGAAAGAGCTAGCTCACGGCATCGCTAAAAATCACCCAGAAGCCCAGCTTATGGTACTTCTAGTAGATGAGAGACCAGAAGAAGTTACCGATATGCAGCGCTGCGTAAAAGGCGAGGTTTTTAGCTCGACATTTGACCTGCCAGCGCTTAATCACGTCCGCGTAGCAGAGCTAGTCATAGAAAAGGCAAAACGTCTAGTTGAGATGGGTAAAGACGTCATTATATTGCTTGACAGTATAACCCGTCTAGCGCGTGCCTATAACACAGTGACCCCACCAAGTGGCAAGGTACTAACAGGCGGCGTAGACGCAAACGCACTTCACAAGCCAAAACGCTTCTTTGGCGCAGCTAGAAATATCGAACACGGCGGCTCACTAACCATCATCGCAACCGCGCTAATCGACACTGGCTCACGCATGGATGAAGTAATATTTGAAGAGTTTAAAGGCACTGGAAACAGTGAGATCGTGCTTGATCGCAATATCTCTGACCGCAGAATTTACCCAGCTATCAATGTACTAAAATCAGGCACAAGAAAAGAAGAGCTACTTCAAAAACCTGATGAGCTTCAAAAAATTTGGGCTATCCGCTCTGCGATCGCTACAATGGACGATGTCGAAGCGCTTAAATTCTTGTATGCAAAAATGCTAAAGACAAAAGACAACAAAGAGCTTCTCTCTATCCTAAACGAGTAA
- a CDS encoding transcriptional regulator, which yields MAKMTKRDMAYHLDVDVATLYNWRKYKPNLYRIVMLGFKFDELIEQSKKTCNELCEYENLINQDIEKFSK from the coding sequence GTGGCTAAGATGACAAAACGTGATATGGCTTATCATTTAGACGTTGATGTCGCAACGCTTTACAACTGGCGAAAATACAAGCCAAACCTTTATCGTATTGTGATGCTTGGATTTAAATTTGATGAGCTTATAGAGCAGAGTAAAAAGACTTGTAATGAGCTTTGCGAATATGAAAATTTGATCAATCAAGACATAGAAAAATTTAGTAAATAA